Genomic DNA from Paenibacillus sp. MBLB1832:
TCGCACGATCAAGGTCCGCATCATATGAAATCGCAACGTCAACGATCGCAATCGAATTATAGGTCGAGAAGTTGGTCACTTGTTTGATATTCCCGTTCGGAATAATATGAACTTCGCCCGTCCAACTTTTAATTCGCGTCACTCGAATACCGATCTCTTCTACTGTTCCTTTGAACTGGTCAATTTGAATCACATCGCCGACACCAAATTGATCTTCGAAAATGATAAAAAATCCCGTTATAATATCCTTCACTAAACTTTGCGCCCCGAAACCTATAGCCAGCCCGAGCACACCTGCACCCGCGAGCAAAGGCCCCAGATTCAAACCCACTTGACCTAAAATCATCATGATCGCAACTAAATTTACCGTATAAGCAATCAAATTATGTACGAGAATGGAGATGGTATTCGACCGGCGCACATCAATTTTGAGCGATGATTTATCTCTCGCTTTGATCATATGCGTGATGGCTTTATCTGCAATTTTAATAATAATTCTTGAAATGATATAGATAAGTGCAATTTTCACTAGAATCCAGAAAAGCGAAGCAATGAGCTCAGGTTTCGTGAGATGTGCATGAATCCAGATCATTAAATCCTCGAAATAGTGCGTTTTCAACGACATTCGCGGTCCTCCCTATTTTTCTATTATGGTACCATACCCATCTTCTTTTTTGAAATAAATCCCTCGAATTTCGACGTTCTCACTTTCTATGATTTCTTGTACCTGCGTGAGGTCTCCTCCTGGAAATTCAATAGAAAGCGCACAGCCTGCTGTAATCTCTTTCGGCGTTGGTCGGATATCGATTTCAATATCTGCGTACTCTAGCAACATCTCAGCCCGAAGCGCCTGCTGCGTAGAATCGAAAGCTATCAACATAATAGAAAATTCCAGAGAAAGCTCCCCTCTCTACGTATAAATGTCCCTATCTCTCCATATACTAGTAAAAAAGATTGACCACTTTGGAGGGATATCATGAAATTCCACTTTGGATTTGACGCCGATAAAACCCCAGTACAAGAACCGTTAAAGATTCAACATACCGATTCCGATACACCTTATTTACTAGCTAAGCATTTACAAACGATTTTTAGCAAACTACCAACCTATCAACCTATCGTGATTATTTGTGTGGGAACGGACCGTTCCACGGGCGATTCACTCGGGCCCTTGGTTGGCTCTCATTTGAACCGAACCTCCACACTTCGCAACTTGCATCTATTCGGTACACTCGATGAACCTGTCCATGCGATGAATTTATCGGAGACTGTCGAGCGCATACATAAGCAATTTCAGAACCCCTTTATCGTTGCTGTAGATGCTTGTCTTGGTCAAGTCGCAAGTGTAGGCTGCATTCAGGTTGCTCACGGGCCGCTCAAGCCAGGCGCTGGCGTGAATAAAGATTTGCCCCCTGTTGGTGATATCCATGTCACGGGCATTGTGAACGTTGGGGGCTTTATGGAATATTTCGTCCTGCAAAATACGAGACTCAGTCTCGTCATGAACATGGCTAATGTAATCGGCGATGCCCTGCACTCCGCGATACGCCGCACGCAATCTTTCGCACCGAGTGCTACGACTGCTTTAAAGTTTGAGTAATGGCTTCCCTCTCTTCTGGGCTTAGCGTATAGCTCGATTGGCCTTTCTCGACTGGCTTTGCGTAGACGTACATTTGCTCGCGGCTATGTATCCCTGTAACGACGACGCCATCCTGCTCCTCGTTCAGCATCGCAATTGTGAAGCTTAGATCGCTTCCGCCATCGTTAAAAGCGTTGTAGCGGCGAATGCCTACCTTTGAAGTCATTTTCATCATCATTTGACGCATGGAATGGATGCTGGCTGAAGCCTTTGCGGATTCGGCCTTTTGTTCGTTTAGTCCTTCTTGAACTTGCAACAGCAGCTGCTCCATATTGTCCACGCTAGCGCCATTAATCATGCGCATATACCGTTTACGTAACGAGGATAACCGAATGGAAATGATGATGACATACACCAATAAGACAAACATAAAACCAAAGCAAATTAACATTACATATTCGGCTTCCAAGCCAAACAGTTCCCCCATGCCTAATCCCTCTTTCTACTTTGCATACTGCGAACCAATCTCCCTGACAGCATCAATCAATGTCGTCACTTCTTCAGTCGTGGTAAAATAACCAATGCTCGCGCGTACCGCTCCCTTGGCTAACGTCCCCGCAATTTCATGTGCCAGAGGCGAACAATGATAACCAGCTCGTACCGCAATTTGAAACGACTGGTCAAGAATGAACGCGACTTCCGATGAATCCACATCTTGAATATTAAAGGAAACGATCCCTGTTTTATTTTGTCCAAGCTTCGGCCCCAGAATCGTTACCCCTTGAATTCCCAGTAGTCCTTCCATTAACTGTTGCGTTAACGCCCACTCTTTCGCGTGAATCTTCTCGACCGTTTCATGAAGTACGAACTTGACGCCTTCATTCAAGCCAGCGATGCCTGGCGTATTCTGCGTGCCTGCTTCATAGCGATCCGGCCGCACCGTAGGCTGATGAATCGCCTCTGATTGACTGCCCGTCCCGCCGTGGAGCAGCGGCTCCAAGTCAAGTTCCGGGTGTATGTAAAGCCCACCCGTTCCTTGCGGCCCCAGGAGCCCCTTGTGGCCTGGGAAGGCCAACATATCTATGTTCATGTCGCTTACATGAACAGGCAACACACCGACGCTCTGAGCCGCGTCTACGAGCAGCTTCGCTCCATGGTTCCTGCATATCTCCCCAATCTCGCCTACCGGCATGATCGTGCCGAGTAGATTGGAGCTATGATTAACCACAACCAGCGTTGTATTCGGACGCAACGCTTCTTTCAAATCCTGCAGGCTCATGTTCCCTTCTTCGTCATGACGCAAATAAGTAAGATCAATACCTGCGGTAGCTTTCAAATGCTCCAACGGCCTACGGACCGAATTATGCTCGACGTTTGAGCATATGACGTGATCGCCTGGTTTTATGTATCCTTTTATCGCTTGATTTAACGCATGCGTCGTATTCAAGGCGAAGGAGATATTATTGGGATTTCTCACGCCAATGAGTTTGGCAATGTTTTTCCGTGTCTCGAACAAAGTCCGACTCGCTTTAACAGCCATCCCATGACTGCCTCGCCCTGGATTAGCTGCATACTCTTGCATGCATTGCATCATCGCATCCATCACCGCAGGCGGTTTAGGCCATGAAGATGCCGCTTGATCAAAATATAGCACACCGCTCATTTTTCCAGCCCCTTATGAGAAAATAGCATACCTTAGTTTGTTCTTTCATCTCGAAAGAAAAACATAGGTATGCTAGCAATTTTCAAGAGATTTTGCCTTGCAGTAACTCTAGCAAGCGATTGAGATCATCTTTTGAGTAGTAGAGTAACTCGATCTTACCTTTATCCTGCTGACTTTTAATTTTCACGGACGTTCGATATAGTTCTCGCAATTGCTCTTCTGCCTGATTGATGTAAGGATCTCTATTCTTTTCTTTTGGCTTCGCCTTTTCCTTGTCAGATGTCGGCGTTTCCTCTAGCATCTTAATCGCTTCTTCTAATTCCCTAACACTCCATTGCTTAGAGATCGTAGATTCCGCTAATTCCTTCTTCAGCTTATCATCTTTCACACCGACAATCGCTCGCGCATGTCCCATTGATAATGTTCCACGTGAAACATATTGTTTAATCGCTTCTGGCAATTGTAGTAAACGTAAGAAGTTAGCGATGTGGGATCTACTCTTCCCTACTTTAGCTGATAGCTCTTCTTGAGTGAGAGAAAACTGATCAATAATGCCCTGGTAAGCATAGGCAATTTCCAAAGCGTTAAGATCTTCACGCTGTACGTTCTCAATCAATGCAATTTCCATTACTTGCTGATCGGTTAAAATACGTTCAACCGCTGGAATCGTTGGCGTCCCTGCCGTTTGGGAGGCACGGAACCTGCGTTCACCAGCGATAATCTCGTAACCTTTCAGAACTTTGCGAACGATAATCGGCTGAATCACACCATGTTCCTTGATCGATTCAGCTAATTCTTTAATGCTGTCTTCATTGAAATGTTTACGAGGCTGATAAGGATTAGCTCTAAGCTGCGCGAGCGGGACTTGAATCACTTTGTCGCTTTCATCAATATGCAAGGATGTAATTAATGCGTCTAATCCTTTACCTAAACCTTTAGAAAGGCCTTTGGTCATACCGAGATCACTTCCTTCGCAAGCTCTAAATATACTTCCGCACCCTTCGATCTTGGATCGTACGTAATAATCGATTGCCCATGACTCGGTGCCTCACTTAGACGTACATTACGTGGAATAATTGTTTGATAGACCTTCGTCTGAAAATACTTCTTCACTTCTTCAATAACTTGAATGCCCAGATTCGTTCTCGCATCAAACATCGTCAGCAATACTCCTTCGATCTGAAGGCCAGTATTCAAATGTTTTTGAACCAGTCGAACCGTATTGAGCAATTGGCTTAATCCTTCTAATGCGTAATATTCACATTGAATCGGAATAATAACGGAATCTGCCGCGGTTAATGAATTAATGGTAAGAAGTCCTAAAGATGGAGGGCAATCTATCAAAATATAATCATATAAGTGTTTAACAAGTTGAAGGGACTTTTTTAAGCGAACTTCTCTTGAAATGGTAGGCACCAATTCAATCTCTGCTCCTGCTAGCTGAATCGTAGCTGGTACGATTTTTAAGCCTGGAACATTCGTCTCCACCGTCGCATCTTTCGGATGCACATCATTAATCAGGACGTCGTAGATGCAATTGGTTACATCCGCTTTATTGACACCGATTCCGCTTGTCGTATTGCCTTGAGGGTCAATATCAACGAGAAGAACACGTTTGCCAAGCGAAGCTAATGAAGCGCCTAGATTAACAGAAGTTGTCGTCTTGCCGACGCCACCCTTCTGATTCGTAATTGCAATAATTTTAGACAAAACCATTTCACCTCTATCGCTTTTGTTCCAGAATGCTATTTTATAAGCAGTAGTTCTATCTTACCATATCTGCCAGCGAGTTACCTTATGAATATTTGATAGTTTTATGCATAAGATGCAAAAAAAACGGCTTGCGCCGTTTAAAAAGATGCATTCATACTATCGTTTAGGAATTTTAATAATAATTTCGTAATGATCTTCATGATCCTGCTCAGACGTATTGATGTTCAACCCTGAGCTTGTAACCATCTCGACCGATTGACGAATTGTATTCAAGGCAAGTCTGACATCCTTGGTAAAGGATACACGGCGAGATTTTTTTATTTTTGCAGCCTCTTTCAAAAAGGCAATTCTGACTTCGGTTTGTTTGACATTTAACTCTTTGGCGATAATCTCTTCAAGCAGCTTCACTTGTTGCTCTTCTTGATCCAAGGCAAGTAGTGCTCTTGCGTGACGCTCTGTAATTTTACGCTCCATTAAAGCCAGCTTCACAGGTTCGCACAACTGTAAAAGACGAATCTTGTTCGCTATCGTAGATTGACTCTTCCCTAAGCGTTGAGCTAAACTCTCTTGAGTCAAATCATGCATTTCGATTAATTGCTGATAAGCAGCAGCCTCTTCAATCGCAGTAAGACCCTCGCGCTGTAAGTTTTCGATCAAAGCAATGGATGCCGCTTGGGAATCATTGAAATCACGAACGATTGCTGGGATCGTGTCAAGTCCAAGCTTTTTAGTCGCACGCAAACGACGTTCGCCAGCAATTAATTCGAATGTATTATTTTTGATTCGAACAACGATTGGCTGAATAACACCATGCGTCCGAATGGTTTGGCATAATTCATCGATACGGTCATCATCGAATAAAGTTCGAGGTTGATAAGGACTTGGAATAATACTGTTTACGGGAATATTCTTGACCTCATCCGTAATCGTTGCAGAACGATCCGTCAGGCCGAATAACTTCGATATTTGTTCTTTCATAGGAAAACTTACCACCAACTCTTCCCGTAGTATAAGCGATCCATACCATCATAAGTAGAGGGCACGTTCTTTCGCCTCTCAAATGAGGTCATAGATCTATTCGCCATTCCGAGACGATGTCATTCTAGATGTGTGTGACTCTAGTAAATTCAAACTATTTCTTGAAGAATATCTAGTTGATATAAAGAGTTAACATGCATTACAAATCTAGTAGGGAATACATCTTCTCCTACTATATAAATTCTCCACGCAAGCTAATAATCCTGCTTAACGTTGTGTAATAGGCAAATGTTTCACGTGAAACATTTGCCTTATTTGTGTAAAGGTTCTTTCAGCGGGAGCCCCGCTTTGCGCGGGTACTTGGCTGGTGTTGGCGCCGTCTTCGCAATTTCAACGAAATGCCTCACTGATTCTTCGATCGGTAATACCATGCGAATAACACGCACAATTTTACCTTTTAACTCTACTAAGCTGAACGTAGAATCTTGAATCTCTTCTTCTACTTCCGAGCCTTTCATCGCGATGAACGTCCCATCTTTTTTAACAAAAGGAAGACAAAACTCATTCAGTACTTGAAGCCTTGCAACAGCCCTAGCCGTCACTAGATCAAATTGATCGCGATACTTCGGCAATCTAGCGATATCCTCTGCCCTGCCATGGACACAGTCTACCTGTGAGAGACGAAGAGACGAAACGATATCTTTTAGAAATAAAATACGCTTATTCAATGAATCAATAATGGTAACTTGTAGATGAGGGAACGCAATTTTCAGCGGGATGCTAGGAAATCCAGCGCCCGAACCAATATCAGCTATGGATTTCACTTTTCCCATGTCAAAGTTAAAAGCTAAGGAAAGAGAGTCGTAGAAATGCTTCAAATAAACCTGACCTCTCTCCGTAATTCCTGTGAGATTCATTTTCTCATTCCACTCAACCAGCGTCTTGTAATAGACTTCGAATTGCTCTAGCTGCTCGGCAGAAAATGAGATGTTTTCTTTTGCTAACAGATCTGTGAATTGTTTCTGAATGTCATCCATGGATTAACCTCTAGCCGCTGTGACTCTGTTGTAGTGTTCGAGATAAACAAGAAGAATAGAGATATCCGAAGGCGTTACTCCACTGATCCGCGATGCTTGACCAATTGAGATAGGACGAATTTTCGCAAGCTTCTGCTTTGCTTCTGAGGCAATACCGTGAATTTCACTGTACTCGATATCGTCAGGGATTTTCTTCTTCTCCATTTTACGCAAACGTTCCACTTGATTGCTTTGCTTCTCAATATAACCCGCATATTTCACTTGAATGCCTACTTGCTCTTTCATATCCTCATCCAGGTCAAAAGGAGACATCGTCATTTGCTCAATATGCTTATATTCGATCTCTGGCCGGCGCAACAAGGATATCGCAGGCACCGAATTCGTCAATTGCACACTTTCCAAGCTTTGAAGCAATTCCTGAACATGTGGTTCTGGTTTTACCTTTACTTCGGATAAACGCGCAATTTCTTGGTCAACCAATGATTTTTTGTTTAGAAATGCTGCATAGCGTTCCTCAGAAATGAGCCCAATGTCATACCCGATCGGCGTCAAACGAAGATCTGCATTGTCATGACGCAGTAACAAACGGTACTCGGCACGCGAAGTCAACAAACGGTAAGGTTCACTCGTCCCCTTAGTAACTAAGTCGTCGATAAGTACGCCAATATATCCTTCGGAGCGATCAAGGACGACCGCTTCTTTGCCTTGCACTTTGCGAGCTGCGTTAATCCCCGCCATAATACCTTGACCAGCAGCCTCTTCATAACCGGATGTTCCGTTAATTTGACCAGCTGTGAAAAGCCCGCTCACTAGCTTCGTTTCAAGCGAAGGCTTCAATTGCGTAGGTACAACCGCATCGTATTCAATCGCATAGCCCGTACGCATCATTTCTACTTTTTCTAGTCCAGGAATCGAACGTAGAATGCCTAGTTGAACATCTTCCGGCATACTCGTGGACAGCCCTTGAACATAATATTCCGAGGTGCTATGCCCTTCTGGCTCCAAGAAAATTTGGTGCTTCGGCTTATCACTGAAACGAACAATTTTATCTTCAATAGATGGGCAATATCTTGGCCCTGTTCCTTCAATTGCACCCGAAAACATAGGAGCACGGTGCAAATTATCATTGATAATTTGATGCGTTGTTTCCGACGTGTACGTCAACCAGCAAGGTAATTGCTCATTTGGATTAGATCCCGTTTTCGTTTCAAATGAGAAAAACTTCGGTTGATCATCACCAGGTTGGATTTCGGTTTTCGTGAAATCAATCGTATCTTTATGAACACGCGGCGGCGTACCTGTTTTGAAACGGACCAGGTCAAATCCGAGCTTGCGCAGGGATTCCGATAGTTTCACGGATGGCTGCTGGTTATTAGGTCCACTCTCATACATAAGTTCACCCATAATCACTTTACCCCGTAAATATGTTCCCGTTGTCAGAACAACGGATTTTGCGTAATACGTTGCGCCCGTTTTCGTAATTAACCCTTTACAGATGCCATCTTCGACAATGAGTTCTTCGGCCATGCCTTGACGAAGTGTTAAATTCTGGGTCGCCTCAATCGTTTCTTTCATTTTATGTTGATACGAAAATTTATCCGCCTGTGCGCGCAGTGCATGAACCGCAGGCCCTTTGCCTGTATTCAGCATGCGAAGTTGAATGTAGGTCTTATCGATGTTGCGTCCCATCTCACCGCCAAGTGCATCAATCTCACGAACAACGTGTCCTTTCGCTGGACCGCCAATGGATGGATTACAAGGCATGAAAGCAACCATATCTAAATTAATCGTTAACAATAACGTGTTACAACCCATACGAGCTGCAGCTAGTGCAGACTCGCATCCAGCATGGCCAGCACCGATGACAATAACGTCATAATCTCCTGCGTGATATCCCATAATTCGTCCCTCCCTCTTTTATGAAAACGCGAATGCCGTCGATTTTCATTTTCCTAAGCAGAATTGTGTAAAAATTTGATCGATTAACGACTCTCCTACCGAATCACCGATAATCTCCCCGAGTTGCTCCCAAGCAGCACGGATATCAATTTGAAT
This window encodes:
- a CDS encoding mechanosensitive ion channel family protein encodes the protein MSLKTHYFEDLMIWIHAHLTKPELIASLFWILVKIALIYIISRIIIKIADKAITHMIKARDKSSLKIDVRRSNTISILVHNLIAYTVNLVAIMMILGQVGLNLGPLLAGAGVLGLAIGFGAQSLVKDIITGFFIIFEDQFGVGDVIQIDQFKGTVEEIGIRVTRIKSWTGEVHIIPNGNIKQVTNFSTYNSIAIVDVAISYDADLDRAMDALRDIVAKVHESNDNIVKAPEVLGVQLLGNAEMKIRVIAECKPNSQGAVGRILNAEIKKHLDACGIEIPYPRVITSAKQE
- a CDS encoding DUF3343 domain-containing protein, yielding MLIAFDSTQQALRAEMLLEYADIEIDIRPTPKEITAGCALSIEFPGGDLTQVQEIIESENVEIRGIYFKKEDGYGTIIEK
- the yyaC gene encoding spore protease YyaC yields the protein MKFHFGFDADKTPVQEPLKIQHTDSDTPYLLAKHLQTIFSKLPTYQPIVIICVGTDRSTGDSLGPLVGSHLNRTSTLRNLHLFGTLDEPVHAMNLSETVERIHKQFQNPFIVAVDACLGQVASVGCIQVAHGPLKPGAGVNKDLPPVGDIHVTGIVNVGGFMEYFVLQNTRLSLVMNMANVIGDALHSAIRRTQSFAPSATTALKFE
- a CDS encoding DUF4446 family protein, translated to MGELFGLEAEYVMLICFGFMFVLLVYVIIISIRLSSLRKRYMRMINGASVDNMEQLLLQVQEGLNEQKAESAKASASIHSMRQMMMKMTSKVGIRRYNAFNDGGSDLSFTIAMLNEEQDGVVVTGIHSREQMYVYAKPVEKGQSSYTLSPEEREAITQTLKQS
- a CDS encoding aminotransferase class V-fold PLP-dependent enzyme; this encodes MSGVLYFDQAASSWPKPPAVMDAMMQCMQEYAANPGRGSHGMAVKASRTLFETRKNIAKLIGVRNPNNISFALNTTHALNQAIKGYIKPGDHVICSNVEHNSVRRPLEHLKATAGIDLTYLRHDEEGNMSLQDLKEALRPNTTLVVVNHSSNLLGTIMPVGEIGEICRNHGAKLLVDAAQSVGVLPVHVSDMNIDMLAFPGHKGLLGPQGTGGLYIHPELDLEPLLHGGTGSQSEAIHQPTVRPDRYEAGTQNTPGIAGLNEGVKFVLHETVEKIHAKEWALTQQLMEGLLGIQGVTILGPKLGQNKTGIVSFNIQDVDSSEVAFILDQSFQIAVRAGYHCSPLAHEIAGTLAKGAVRASIGYFTTTEEVTTLIDAVREIGSQYAK
- a CDS encoding ParB/RepB/Spo0J family partition protein gives rise to the protein MTKGLSKGLGKGLDALITSLHIDESDKVIQVPLAQLRANPYQPRKHFNEDSIKELAESIKEHGVIQPIIVRKVLKGYEIIAGERRFRASQTAGTPTIPAVERILTDQQVMEIALIENVQREDLNALEIAYAYQGIIDQFSLTQEELSAKVGKSRSHIANFLRLLQLPEAIKQYVSRGTLSMGHARAIVGVKDDKLKKELAESTISKQWSVRELEEAIKMLEETPTSDKEKAKPKEKNRDPYINQAEEQLRELYRTSVKIKSQQDKGKIELLYYSKDDLNRLLELLQGKIS
- a CDS encoding ParA family protein, giving the protein MSKIIAITNQKGGVGKTTTSVNLGASLASLGKRVLLVDIDPQGNTTSGIGVNKADVTNCIYDVLINDVHPKDATVETNVPGLKIVPATIQLAGAEIELVPTISREVRLKKSLQLVKHLYDYILIDCPPSLGLLTINSLTAADSVIIPIQCEYYALEGLSQLLNTVRLVQKHLNTGLQIEGVLLTMFDARTNLGIQVIEEVKKYFQTKVYQTIIPRNVRLSEAPSHGQSIITYDPRSKGAEVYLELAKEVISV
- the noc gene encoding nucleoid occlusion protein, whose amino-acid sequence is MKEQISKLFGLTDRSATITDEVKNIPVNSIIPSPYQPRTLFDDDRIDELCQTIRTHGVIQPIVVRIKNNTFELIAGERRLRATKKLGLDTIPAIVRDFNDSQAASIALIENLQREGLTAIEEAAAYQQLIEMHDLTQESLAQRLGKSQSTIANKIRLLQLCEPVKLALMERKITERHARALLALDQEEQQVKLLEEIIAKELNVKQTEVRIAFLKEAAKIKKSRRVSFTKDVRLALNTIRQSVEMVTSSGLNINTSEQDHEDHYEIIIKIPKR
- the rsmG gene encoding 16S rRNA (guanine(527)-N(7))-methyltransferase RsmG translates to MDDIQKQFTDLLAKENISFSAEQLEQFEVYYKTLVEWNEKMNLTGITERGQVYLKHFYDSLSLAFNFDMGKVKSIADIGSGAGFPSIPLKIAFPHLQVTIIDSLNKRILFLKDIVSSLRLSQVDCVHGRAEDIARLPKYRDQFDLVTARAVARLQVLNEFCLPFVKKDGTFIAMKGSEVEEEIQDSTFSLVELKGKIVRVIRMVLPIEESVRHFVEIAKTAPTPAKYPRKAGLPLKEPLHK
- the mnmG gene encoding tRNA uridine-5-carboxymethylaminomethyl(34) synthesis enzyme MnmG, which gives rise to MGYHAGDYDVIVIGAGHAGCESALAAARMGCNTLLLTINLDMVAFMPCNPSIGGPAKGHVVREIDALGGEMGRNIDKTYIQLRMLNTGKGPAVHALRAQADKFSYQHKMKETIEATQNLTLRQGMAEELIVEDGICKGLITKTGATYYAKSVVLTTGTYLRGKVIMGELMYESGPNNQQPSVKLSESLRKLGFDLVRFKTGTPPRVHKDTIDFTKTEIQPGDDQPKFFSFETKTGSNPNEQLPCWLTYTSETTHQIINDNLHRAPMFSGAIEGTGPRYCPSIEDKIVRFSDKPKHQIFLEPEGHSTSEYYVQGLSTSMPEDVQLGILRSIPGLEKVEMMRTGYAIEYDAVVPTQLKPSLETKLVSGLFTAGQINGTSGYEEAAGQGIMAGINAARKVQGKEAVVLDRSEGYIGVLIDDLVTKGTSEPYRLLTSRAEYRLLLRHDNADLRLTPIGYDIGLISEERYAAFLNKKSLVDQEIARLSEVKVKPEPHVQELLQSLESVQLTNSVPAISLLRRPEIEYKHIEQMTMSPFDLDEDMKEQVGIQVKYAGYIEKQSNQVERLRKMEKKKIPDDIEYSEIHGIASEAKQKLAKIRPISIGQASRISGVTPSDISILLVYLEHYNRVTAARG